From the genome of Prunus persica cultivar Lovell chromosome G8, Prunus_persica_NCBIv2, whole genome shotgun sequence:
GAGATCGGCGCAGCGAACCCTAACAATAACCCTAGCTCCTCATCGTCCTCCATGAAGACCAAGTGCGTCGACCGCGAGACCACTCCTTCACCAAGCCGCCGGAACTTCTCCCGTGAAAAAACCTCAGACGAGCGTGAGACGGAGCCAACAAACACTTCCTTCGTATCGCTCTGAGACTCGAGAGATCtggataaaaataaattaataaataaaagggtaGAAACGTAATTctaaatacaaattaaacagACTCAAAGCCTTTGTGAATGCCTACTGACCTCAAgctaacaaaaatttaaaaacatatgAGTAAGCCCAAAACAGAACTCgcttatttatttactatatcattattattttctattttattgaGTGCAACCAAAtgtttctttatatttatcgagtatagccgcgcggctatacttttaaaatattatatttatacagTATatccgcacggctatacccttaaaatattctattttttgcttatagccgtccggctatacgtctaaaaatatggaaaatccacACTTCTATAAATGTGTTTATAAACAAAGCACCATGATGGTTTGGTAAGTGTGGTTAACATTGAAGAATTAAACTAATGGACTTGGCTATAGGCTCGGCTAAAATTGCTAAGCCCGTTCTTTTGGTTGAAGgagcaaaataataattacagATGACAGGATCAAACCACATAATCAAACGAAGTTTCAAGAAAACCTCACCATAACTAATATTCCTGGTCATCATTTTTGAAACGCAGATAATTGCACAGTTTGTAACGGCTTAGACTCATAATCGCGCGTCTTCACTATTTGAGTTGTTTGAAAAGGAATCCAGGAGTTGTTTCAGTAGCTAACCCTTAAACCAACAATGAAAAAAGGAATCAGGCACATGATCTCCTGAAAATAAGGCTCTCATAAAATCACTGGACCTCAAAGACTTGGTCAGCATCTCAATATTATGAAGATCTGAGGAGTGTTAGTCTTCAGGATGTGCTGAAGCTGGACCATAATACACATGTTCTAACTACAACTACTTTTACTcttcacaaaattaaatcTCGTTGGTGAAAGTCAATGAAAAGGGTAAaaaatttactaaaataaCTAAGGCACGCCATGTGgcgaaagagaaaaagaccAAGAGTTTAGTTTTAAGTCTCTCTCGCAATAGGTTTGTAGCTTAAGCGATTAAGAATATattcaactcaaaaaaatcaaacttaaACTTTTGATTGGATAACATAGgggaattttattattttaacctTTATTTCAAAATCCTCTTTATACATTCCAATAGAGTAATCAAACAACTGTACAATTACCACCAGGCCCTCCAAAACCAAATCTATAACCCCAAAGGGCGATCTTAGAATCTTCATCATTTTGTAGACCATAACATCGTACTTCTGCATATTCGAACACAGGATCAGCATCTGTTGGAACTTTTGGGTGAAGCCCATCCTTCCCTTCATGAAATGTATGTCTCTGAAATAGCCAACATGTTGATACGTGCCATCTGGGTATTGGCCACTGCCTAGTGGGGGAGCATTTTCGTTCCCTTGAGCCATGGCAATTCCTCCCCACCCCACATCTCCAGCCCCAGTTTCCAAACTAGGTACTAGCTCCTTTGGCCAATACCCTATGGCAACATTCTTGTCTGATACCACAAGCCACCAATTTTTTGATATGGAGTCCTATAAATGGAAACAACAATATTAATGTATGCAACCATCAATTTTTGGTTGACTtctaagtttttttatttttgttttctgatatGTGAGAATGGAAGATTCGAACTTGTGACATCTTCCAACTTTCTGAAAGAGAATTACGACTAGGAGCCAGTTTGAAGAGAGAAACACAAAATGATGGTGAGACCTGTGACGTTACGACATGTCAATGTGAGCTAATTGTGATCTTGGAGCTcatatgaagaagaatcttGGAAAGAAATTGAGGATCAAAGCATGTTTAAGCATTACCAAGCATCCAGCAATAAGTCTTGTAACGTAGTAAGGCCGACCACTATCAACCCAAACATGGGTAGTACTAGATTGGTCTTGTGCCACATTTAGTCTGAATATCGAACCGCTACCAAGAACTCCAACATATCTAGTTAGTAGCATACTTCCGTTTATTTTAAGGAATACTTGCTGCATCTCACAATCAAAAGATATTAGAAGACTTATTAAAGACGAGTAATGTTCTTTTGCTAAACTTATGTTGTCAACAAATGTTTATATTGCTACTGCTGTGATCTAAGTCACATTCTGGCAATATAAGATATCTTGGCCGGAACATTTTCCCGTACGAGGTACTTGAGACGTAATTGTACAAGAAAGGGAGATCATGATGTAAATTATGATCAATACTTACATGAACATTTGGGGCAATAGCATTAATTTGGCTGATATTACTAAACATCTGATGTGAAAGACTTTTTGCCCTTGTTAAATATTCCTTTGTGGTTCTATGGATAGGAACTGTTCCATTAGGGCATCCATAAACCCTGCCTGTAATGGTTTATTCACAAGGGCTGATTTTTTCGTCTGAGTAGCTGGAATTGAAGTTGGTCTTAGCTGCACAAATGTGATAAAACTATCAATCATGGTGAAAATAAGAACAAcagcaaaaaatgaaaataatcaaCAGGTACTGATTATTTAGTGTACCTGGATTTTGTGATTCTTGAGTAAAGGGTGATCGAGGGCAGGCTGATGATTGATGTCTACGCAATCTAAGATATCACTGTCGGGCTTAATTCgatacaaaaaggaaaaaaaaaatcaaaatcacatcGATAATTTTGACTACGAAAAAAATAACAGATCGACAATATCAAAGTGTGACTCAGGCAAATCCATAAACTTCAAAGAATAATTGTTCATATTTTAACCTATAGAAAACTTCCAGAATAATGATGGCTTTGCTGTATAAATGTATGGATTAATAAAGTTATGGGAAGTGGTTTTTGATTATTCATCTGAATGTAAATATCTTTTCTTGCTCGAgttgaaagagagagacactAGGTACTTTTAGTCCCACATTGACAATTTAGAGAACAACAAAGCGCTTTATATAGCTTGAGGGCAGCTGAGAGGTCACGACCTTACTTGGACAGGATCTGTTCTATAGTAATCGTACCTCTGTATCCTTGATTTCTAAGGAGACAGGAATCCCAACCTGGTGGATGAATCATGACCGTGTGATCAGAGCGTGATTAACAATCTGATGGTCCTTGTGATCATCAAGACCGTAGAGGATCGTTCTCAGTCAGTCTTCTCTGTCTGGGGTGGTCACACGGTTGTCTGACAggttcccttctttttttaattccttccatttttgtttatttgatacattaatacaaaaaataatgaataattttccttcatttttaaTAATGCTATTTGCCGAAAAGAGTTTGATAATATTACATTTTTGCCAATAAAAAGGATCCAAATGATGACAACCTTACAATATAAATTGTACAAATCAATAAAGTTAttataacaatttttttattgttcatCGATAAATCTTTTATTGCTcactttttcaaataaaagcCACGTTGCAATCTCCGAGTCCAAActattaaaaaattgaactgaagACCTGAGAGATCAAAGCGACAAGTCCCTTTCTTTGTCCCACATCGACGTTTTACGAAACACCGAAGCGCTTCATATGCCTAGTTGACGGCTAAAAGGCCACGACCTTACTTGGACAGGATCTGTTCTATAGTAATCGTACCTCTGTATCCTTGATTTCTAAGGAGACGGGAATCCCAACCTGGTGGATGAATCATGACCGTGTGATCAGAGCGTGATTAACATTTTGATGGTCCTTGTGATCATCAAGACCGTAGAGGATCGTTCTCAGTCAGTGGTTGTCTGACAGGttcccctttttttatatttcctttcattttgttCCGGATGCAGCAGGATTGTGTTGGTTTAACTAAATGTTGATCGATATTATACTAAAGTGTTGCAGAAAAGTGTTGTACCGAGTCCAAACTACTAAATGTTGATGGatgagaagaaattttttgggtGGTGAGTGTCCTTCAATGTAAAACAAGGGGTGAGGTGTGTGAATTTAGTATAATATCgtaccttttttaaaaaagatttGCACAAATAcaactaaattttaaaaaaaatacatgtggGCCCTTTTTCAGGTGTACTTTGGCAACTTAAGAATAGGTCTGCATGCAAAGGactcactagtgtagtggtttagaGCAATTGCTCATTCAGTAAAGGTCAtaggttcgagtcctagcatccgtatagtgtgtgtgagtttaatatgctatcacccttttcaataagaaagattttctatttaaaaaaagaaaagaaaaaaggtccACATAAACAGAATGTAATGTGTGTCGACGAAAATTGATGGAGGTGGTACATTCACATTAAAAAGATACTTTGCATGGTAAGCTGCCAAAAACTTTAGTTTGGATGGTATATATGCACACCCGTCAATGTGATGTTTGCGTAATTTTTCCACAAAACTATCTTAAACAAATGGGCTAAGTTTTGATTGAAGtacttcttttcttgtttctaaggaatttttaaaaacattttttttaaatatttaaaaatgaattttattttgtaatggTTTTGTAGCTCAGTTGCGGTTTCGTGTTTCATTTTCCACTCACCAATATCGCTTtgagaaaaatgaaacattttctgggaaaaaaggaagaaattaattttgttttggagaaaaaaaacattttcttGATAGAACAATGTCTATATATTATTGGTAGTGAAAACACACACCTTTtgggcaaaaaataaaaaaagaaagaaaaacatgcaCATTAACATAACTGATAGAGGTATAATCTATGGGGATGAACGCCCTACTTAACGACGTCAAGTCATGAATGGGCATCATGGAGATCAACAGTTTATAAACATAACGGCTATTATATAAACCtttctgaattttgaaaattcaaaattgaaagtgagaaaaagaatagaaaaaaGTATCAGAAACCAAACCCATTCTAAAAGGTGTGAGCGCATTTCGTCGATCCTGAATCTTCAGTAGCCAAAATTCTTCTCCAGAGAAAAGATTCGAGCAGTTGACTATCCTTCTTTGTACTTTTATCGTTTTATTCGAGGTTTGCTTCTTACCCTTtctcagtttttttcttttttttcaatgttttcaaaTTCGTTTTTCCCtgtgttttgttgttgttgcataGCTCATATGATGTTGTGCTAGATCTTTGTATTaagaatataaataaaaattctgaGTTTAAGTGCTTTGATTTTCAgtaattcatatttaaaactGTAGAGTTCTTGGGAAGTTGAACTACTAAATTTTCAGAGAAGTTAATTAGAAATTTCAGacttgctttgttttttatgcaagatattttctcagcaaccaaacagttGTAAAGTGTAATCTCTTATTTCTACATAGTTTTTAAGCAACTGAAGGTTTCTTTCAGGTGGGTATTTGGTTATTGCCTCAAAGATGAATGATCTAATGACCAAGTCATTCCTCAGTTACGTGGACCTCAAGAAACAGGCCATGAAAGACCTTGAATCGGAACCCGACCTCGAAATGGGCAAACTTGGCCCTGCTGATGAACAGAACCTTACCCAATTTTTCGAACAAGTGACCGCAATCAAGGCTGATATGGAAGAGATTACAAACCTTCTTCTTGATCTTCAGGACCTGAATGAAGAAACCAAGTCTACTCACAGTGCTAAAGTTCTTAGAGGGTTAAGAGATAGAATTAATGCTGACATGGTAGCTATTCTGAGGAAAGCAAAAGGCATCAAAGCAAGATTGGAGTCGCTTGACCGCTCGAATGTGGCTAATCGAAATGTATCAGTGGAGTACAAGGAAGGTAGCCCTGTTGATCGAATGAGGATTTCGGTGACTAATGGTTTGAGAGCTAAGCTGAGAGATATGACGAATGATTTTCAGTCCTTGAGAGAACAGATTGTTAAAGAGCACAAAGAAGGTCTCAAGAGGAGGTATTATAATGCCACTGGGGAGGAAGCAAGTGAGGAAGTGATTGATAAGATGATTTTGGAAAGTGGGCAGATCAAAGTTTTTGAGGGGAAGGCTGAGCTGGCAATG
Proteins encoded in this window:
- the LOC109950708 gene encoding syntaxin-112-like, whose translation is MNDLMTKSFLSYVDLKKQAMKDLESEPDLEMGKLGPADEQNLTQFFEQVTAIKADMEEITNLLLDLQDLNEETKSTHSAKVLRGLRDRINADMVAILRKAKGIKARLESLDRSNVANRNVSVEYKEGSPVDRMRISVTNGLRAKLRDMTNDFQSLREQIVKEHKEGLKRRYYNATGEEASEEVIDKMILESGQIKVFEGKAELAMENQQRHEALKDLQRSLTELHQVFLDMAMMVEKQGEQMDDIEQNVADAGAYIHGGTNALFSAKQMKQRRRRWVCWIGALVLLVLLVCLISILAS